A genome region from Nicotiana tabacum cultivar K326 chromosome 13, ASM71507v2, whole genome shotgun sequence includes the following:
- the LOC107800168 gene encoding phospholipase A(1) DAD1, chloroplastic-like: MRLLAGNFKSNCNIIHSSNYNLLFTKKHLGFALPTSRCSTLRKSSARGFRITSSWNPGSGHCSVGDRAAELRHRWMEFQGIKNWEGLLDPLDDDLRKEILRYGEFVEAAYRCFDFDVSSPTHATCRYPTSSMLTDCGLDTSGYKVIKNLYATCAVQMPSWTKRFPNLASPCSSWIGYVAVCEDEEEIARLGRRDVVIAYRGTATSCEWLENLRATLTSLPDDMAPENYDQPMVQSGFLSLYTTKNECDQSLQDTIREEIGNVLDKYNDEPLSITVTGHSLGAALATLTAYDITTKFSHAPIVTVVSFGGPRIGNKSFRCQLEKSGTNVLRIVNSDDPITKVPGFVIDGDDDVAERGSAHVATTGLPSWLQRCMEDTQWVYAEVGKELRLSSKDSKFSKAGDVATCHDLKTYLHLVNNFVSEKDVEKRDQERNAALV; this comes from the coding sequence ATGAGGCTCTTAGCTGGAAATTTCAAATCAAATTGCAACATAATACACTCCTCAAATTATAACTTGCTTTTTACTAAAAAGCATTTGGGATTTGCACTTCCTACTTCAAGGTGCTCTACACTAAGAAAATCGAGTGCTCGTGGATTCAGGATCACGAGCTCGTGGAACCCAGGGTCGGGTCACTGCTCTGTCGGAGACAGAGCAGCTGAACTCCGACACCGGTGGATGGAATTCCAAGGTATCAAGAATTGGGAAGGTTTGCTTGATCCACTTGACGATGATCTCCGCAAGGAGATCTTAAGGTACGGGGAATTTGTGGAAGCAGCCTATCGCTGCTTCGACTTTGACGTGTCATCACCCACGCACGCCACATGTCGTTATCCTACGAGTTCGATGCTGACAGACTGCGGACTAGACACGAGCGGATATAAGGTAATCAAGAACCTTTATGCCACGTGTGCAGTTCAAATGCCAAGTTGGACTAAAAGGTTCCCGAATTTAGCATCCCCGTGCTCTAGCTGGATTGGTTACGTGGCAGTTTGCGAAGATGAGGAAGAGATCGCTAGGCTTGGGCGTCGTGACGTGGTGATTGCTTATCGAGGCACTGCCACCTCATGCGAATGGCTCGAAAATTTACGTGCCACGTTAACTTCTTTACCAGATGACATGGCACCGGAAAATTACGATCAACCCATGGTACAAAGTGGATTCTTGAGCTTGTACACAACAAAAAACGAATGTGATCAAAGTTTGCAGGACACAATTAGAGAAGAAATTGGCAACGTTCTTGATAAGTATAATGACGAGCCATTAAGTATAACTGTCACAGGCCATAGTCTTGGAGCTGCCCTTGCAACATTAACAGCGTACGATATAACTACAAAATTTAGTCACGCACCAATAGTAACAGTTGTATCATTTGGAGGGCCTAGGATAGGAAACAAAAGTTTTAGATGCCAATTGGAGAAAAGTGGTACAAATGTTCTCCGCATTGTCAACTCCGACGATCCAATTACAAAAGTTCCGGGGTTCGTGATCGACGGAGACGATGATGTGGCAGAAAGAGGGAGTGCCCACGTGGCGACAACAGGGCTGCCAAGCTGGCTTCAAAGATGCATGGAGGATACACAATGGGTATATGCTGAGGTTGGCAAGGAACTTAGATTAAGTAGTAAAGACTCTAAATTTAGCAAAGCTGGAGATGTTGCCACGTGTCACGATCTCAAGACGTATTTGCACTTAGTGAACAATTTTGTAAGTGAAAAGGATGTAGAGAAGCGAGATCAAGAAAGAAATGCGGCTTTAGTTTGA
- the LOC107800169 gene encoding ras-related protein RABD2a-like, whose amino-acid sequence MNPEYDYLFKLLLIGDSGVGKSCLLLRFADDTYLESYISTIGVDFKIRTVEQDGKTIKLQIWDTAGQERFRTITSSYYRGAHGIIVVYDVTDQESFNNVKQWLSEIDRYASDNVNKILVGNKSDLTANRVVSYETAKAFADEIGIPFLETSAKDATNVEQAFMAMTSAIKNRMASQPANNSAKPPTVNIRGQPVTQSGGCCSS is encoded by the exons ATGAATCCCGAGTA TGACTACCTCTTTAAGCTTTTGCTCATTGGTGATTCTGGCGTTGGGAAATCATGTCTTCTTCTGAGGTTTGCC GACGACACATATCTGGAAAGTTACATAAGCACCATTGGAGTTGATTTT AAAATCCGGACAGTAGAGCAAGATGGGAAGACTATAAAACTTCAGATT TGGGATACAGCTGGACAAGAACGGTTCAGGACCATCACTAGCAGCTACTATCGTGGAGCCCATGGCATAATA GTTGTGTATGATGTGACAGATCAAGAGAGCTTCAATAATGTAAAACAGTGGCTGAGTGAAATTGATCGTTATGCTAGTGACAATGTTAACAAAATTCTTGTCGGGAACAAGTCTGACCTTACTGCAAATAGAGTTGTCTCATATGAAACAGCTAAG GCATTTGCTGATGAAATTGGTATTCCATTCTTGGAGACCAGTGCTAAAGATGCTACGAATGTAGAACAGGCTTTCATGGCTATGACTTCTGCTATCAAAAATAG GATGGCAAGCCAACCAGCCAATAATTCCGCTAAGCCTCCAACCGTGAATATCCGTGGACAGCCGGTGACACAGAGTGGTGGCTGTTGCTCATCTTAG